Proteins encoded by one window of Deinococcus sp. KSM4-11:
- the nuoG gene encoding NADH-quinone oxidoreductase subunit NuoG, with amino-acid sequence MKVVVDGVELDLPAGTSAIDAVFQSGGDVPYFCAHKYLSPVGACRMCLIESGSPRKNPDGTFVMEGEGDAATPKIFWFPKPMASCTMQATEGMHIRSAKTSEVVAKAQAGMMEFTLLNHPLDCPTCDKGGACELQDRAFEYGYGASRFGFDRRHADKHYPLSKYVILDQERCIHCKRCVRYFEEVPGQEVLDFIERGGHTFIDTEEGGLPTGFQGNITDICPVGALLDNVARFRGRNWEYDHTPTTCTLCPVGCSITVDARNGRLERIVAGENRDVNEAWICDAGRFGHSFASHDRLTVPLIRGADGQLHAADWDAAITAINRGLAGQNMDDLALYIGADSTLEEGLALESLAELTGTKHVDHWPRYEVNITAPAATLTDVATADLVVVIGADLGEEAPVLELRILEMLRGGLLPAEFDHGTAIADLRLIERPVRKPEKLVVIGQESGLWKHAGTRIPANGLSGLTRLATPDTDDLRAALKALEDAKAPVIILGADALNGASGSFASTVASLASRTGAKVMAIPAGPNSRGLAALNLVPRRGGLGYAQLAQAPAAFISRLDPGVKARGFTVVHDTHLTSTAQLADVVLPALTNYEKRGTTVNLEGRLLGLEQAALSSGEAADLIRTLSALAEALGVKAKVRGLRGAQTLAAAKFGLKLESVPPRGVIHPLPTATTAPTGQVHTPTLWTERMQVPRGDSARAEHINSLIGMELPMTAVQPGGDD; translated from the coding sequence ATGAAAGTCGTCGTTGACGGCGTGGAGCTTGACCTGCCCGCCGGAACGTCCGCCATTGACGCGGTGTTCCAGTCGGGCGGGGACGTGCCGTATTTCTGCGCCCACAAATACCTGAGCCCGGTGGGCGCGTGCCGCATGTGCCTGATCGAATCCGGCAGTCCGCGCAAGAACCCCGACGGGACGTTCGTGATGGAAGGCGAGGGGGACGCGGCCACGCCGAAGATCTTCTGGTTCCCGAAACCCATGGCGTCGTGCACCATGCAGGCCACCGAGGGCATGCACATCCGCAGCGCCAAAACCTCGGAGGTCGTGGCGAAGGCGCAGGCGGGCATGATGGAGTTCACGCTCCTGAACCACCCGCTGGATTGCCCCACCTGCGACAAGGGCGGCGCCTGCGAGTTGCAGGACCGCGCCTTCGAGTACGGCTACGGCGCGAGCCGCTTCGGCTTCGACCGCCGCCACGCCGACAAGCACTACCCGCTCTCGAAGTATGTGATCCTCGATCAGGAGCGCTGTATTCACTGCAAGCGCTGCGTGCGCTACTTCGAGGAGGTGCCGGGGCAGGAGGTGCTGGACTTCATCGAGCGGGGTGGGCACACCTTTATCGACACAGAAGAGGGCGGGCTCCCCACAGGCTTCCAGGGCAACATCACGGACATCTGCCCGGTGGGCGCACTGCTGGACAACGTGGCGCGCTTCCGGGGCCGCAACTGGGAGTACGACCACACGCCCACCACCTGCACGCTCTGCCCGGTCGGGTGCTCCATCACCGTGGACGCCCGCAACGGCCGCCTGGAGCGCATCGTGGCCGGTGAGAACCGCGACGTGAACGAGGCGTGGATCTGCGACGCGGGCCGCTTCGGACACTCCTTCGCCAGCCACGACCGCCTGACCGTACCGTTGATCCGGGGCGCCGACGGCCAGCTGCATGCCGCCGACTGGGACGCAGCCATCACCGCGATCAACCGGGGCCTGGCCGGGCAGAATATGGACGATCTGGCCCTGTACATCGGCGCCGACAGCACGCTGGAGGAGGGGCTCGCGCTGGAGTCCCTGGCCGAATTGACCGGCACGAAACACGTGGATCACTGGCCCCGCTACGAGGTGAACATCACCGCGCCCGCCGCGACCCTGACGGACGTGGCGACCGCCGATCTGGTGGTCGTGATCGGTGCGGATCTGGGTGAAGAAGCGCCCGTACTGGAACTCCGCATCCTGGAAATGCTGCGCGGCGGCCTGCTGCCCGCCGAGTTCGACCATGGCACCGCCATTGCCGACCTGCGGCTGATCGAGCGGCCCGTGCGCAAGCCGGAGAAGCTGGTGGTAATCGGTCAGGAGTCGGGGTTATGGAAGCATGCGGGCACCCGCATTCCCGCAAACGGCCTGAGTGGCCTGACCCGCCTCGCCACCCCGGACACCGACGACCTGCGCGCCGCCCTGAAGGCCCTGGAGGACGCCAAGGCCCCCGTCATCATCCTCGGTGCGGACGCCCTGAACGGCGCGTCGGGGTCATTCGCGTCCACCGTCGCCAGTCTGGCCAGCCGCACGGGAGCGAAGGTCATGGCGATTCCCGCCGGGCCGAACAGCCGGGGCCTTGCCGCGCTGAACCTCGTGCCGCGCCGCGGTGGACTGGGATACGCCCAGCTGGCGCAGGCCCCGGCCGCGTTCATCAGCCGGCTCGATCCCGGCGTGAAGGCGCGCGGCTTCACGGTGGTGCACGACACGCACCTCACGTCCACGGCGCAGCTCGCGGACGTGGTGCTGCCGGCCCTCACGAACTACGAGAAGCGCGGCACGACCGTGAACCTCGAAGGCCGCCTGCTGGGGCTGGAGCAGGCGGCCCTCAGCAGCGGCGAGGCCGCCGACCTGATCCGCACCCTGAGCGCCCTGGCCGAGGCGCTGGGCGTGAAGGCGAAGGTGCGCGGCCTCCGGGGCGCGCAGACGCTCGCCGCCGCGAAATTCGGCCTGAAGCTG